The sequence gtgtgtgtgtgtgtgtgtgtgtgtgtgtgtgtgtgtgtgtgtgtgtgtgtgtgtgtgtgtgtgagctgctgactgcttggcacatgcgcacatgagtaactggtgcgacagccCTGCTATTatagatataaaaaataaataaaaatgcggCCCAGCCCATACCCCCCTTTGTACACAATAATCGTACCATCGACAGTTGCACAGCCAGTTAGTGGACAGAATCCTGATTTTGTTTCTTGAATTCTAAAGGTCTCTTGCCTACTAACCAGCTTGTGGCTCTAACTCACACATTGCGGAGGAAGGAAACGTAGCCCTGTAATATAAACTACAGTGATAGAAAAACTCAAGTGGGTTTCAGACACAAGCCTAACCAAAATAACCCAAAGACAGTTAGACCTTTGCGGTCTACGGCAACGTGCTCACCGATGCGGTGGTCTGCTGGATGGCCTGTTTGGCGAAGCAGGCCACGTGGTTGATGACGGGGGAGAAGTTGGTGGGGCCATAGAGCTTCACCTGGGGCAGACACACACGGTAGGCCTCCACCACCCCGGCCACCCCTACACAGATACGGTTCAGGGATATCACCTCTTGGTTAGGGAGAACACATGGAAAAACCTGCCCTAGCTTGTATGTGGAAACCTACCGGAGCAGAAAGGGTTAGACGGGTTGAAGTTCAGAGGGAACTGGTGAGAAACCTGGAAAGAAGAAACAGGAAATCGGTTGAAAAGAAGAACCATGCGTCAATAACAACTGAATTAACTGTCCTGTAGCAACCCCAATGTGATGCAAGTACTGACCTGCCATTGGGGAGGAACCTGAGCTCCAAATCCAAAGGCAGGGAACATCTTGTCACTGAGTAGGAAACATTACAAAACACAAGGTGAAATGTCAAGTTAAAACAGCATTGTTTGAATGCAAAAATTACTTTTGTTTTGATCCGTTTATATTTGAGCCATTTCATACTTTTATTGTTATCAATCATCTACCATAACCTCATACTACGTTTTTGCTGTGTAGTGGTTTCTGTGAAAGCACACAAACTTTTGCTCATGGGTCGGAGTGCAGAGTGGGTTTGTATTACCTGTCGTAGTCCTGGATGACGTTGCCCACGGACCATGTGGCCGTGAGGTACTGGTTGACCCCCTGTGGGCTAATGTAGTGGAGTGACTCCGGAGATCGGGGGTCACCGTTGGACGCCGTGAAGTCGATGGCGACCTGAAGACAAGGGGCCAATGAGTGAAGAGTAAAGGGATGGATCGTGAGACACATTTAGATGACGCCGATTGCTgcacaaaaaggaaaaaagcttCTTACGATTTAAGAGGACTGGGACGACACACAACTTACAGTAAAGTTGAGCTGACAACCTCCCATGATGTAATCCAAGAAGGTGTACTCCTTCTTCACCTAAAGAATTTGAATAGCAAATGATTGAGGATGGTAGTGAGAGATGGGTGCAATGTAAAATCAAACAAACTCAAAGAAATGGGTTCAAGGCGAGGGCAACTGGCCTCACAAAGCTTCACGCTGATGACGCCAGAGTTTTTGTAGCCctttttcttctgtttctttTTGCTGTTGACGCAGTCGAACTCCGCCTGAGGAAGGGCGAGCGACAATACTGGCGTCAGTATCCGTTTGGAAAGGACAGAGAGGAACCAATACCCTCATctatgtcacacacacgcacacaaacacaaacacaaacagaccggAGAGGATCGAGTCGCCTCCTGGAAGCGTTTCAACGTGGTCTCGCAGGATCCAATGAGGTCATGTGATCCGTCGTTGTCGTAGTCGTAACATTCCACCTGCGGGAAGAGGGCAGAAGCAAAACAATTCAACGCGCATTGAAACTTTTGCGCAAGTAGCGGACGTGCAGCACATGCTAACAACATGCCATTTCCCAGATTTAAAAGCCAGTGTCACTTTTCACGGCAGCCATCACTTTGAATGatgtcttttccttttttctctcttttttcatCTCTGGAAAAAAATCTAGGTGATAACAATTTAACATTATTTCTTAACAGTTTTTGAAAAAATTGATGTCTGTCGTGAAAAAGAAGATAGTGTAGGTTGAAGTGCTGCAGTTAGCAGAAGTATTAACAAAGAAGCATGCAATGTCCGTGATGAAGTAAAGAACTAAACCCCTGATAGGCTTGGTAAGGTGGAGGCAGCCCGGCCCTACTCGGAAGAAAGACCAAAGGACCGCGTCAAATAATGGGCATATGGTGATATCCACCCACTGAGTCGTAACCCATTGCTCATCTCCCCTCtatcacatgtgcacacacatgcccatGCACACACCTCACCCGTGAACTCATGGAAAATAGTCCATTGAAGACACAAAAGGCCTCGATGCCAAACTTACATGTTCAACACCGCTGGTAGACACATTGGCTCACTTCGAAGGTTGAAAATCCACAGAAAAGGGAGCTCATTAACAGGCCAATATCAGTTAAGTTTCCCAGAGGCCTTGGGGCTCATAACAACTCAACACATTCCTATATGTgttaatgcctgtgtgtgtattactgttcctgtgtgtgtatttgtgtatgtgcgtgcgcaaGCAAGGCAATAGGTAATTTCTAGCAAATAATCAGCCACCCTAAACCAGATTATGCATTTCAAGTCTGATCATGATAAATAATTAGCAAAGAAAACAATGCAACCCTGTGTTAATGATCCAGCAATAGCAGAAGGAGtgcttgttgtgtttgttcaagcggcaggagggtgggggagagagggggttgggggagagagggaggctggtCACAGTACCTTTATGGGTTTCTCCATGTCTCCACCACAGAGCGACTGTACCGGGATACGGAAGGGCTTCCATGTTGGATTCAGGTTGTTGTTCACCACCTGGGAACATTGAAAACTTGGCATTCATCTTGGCTGTAGTCTCTGAGAGGTTCTCCTTTATACAATCCAATTACAAGACTAATCCAGGAACTATTAACTGCTTTCAAAGAGAACCACCAGATTACATTTCTTCCCTTCATTATCAACATAGCTGGGGCAGAGACGGCTTTGTTACCAATTGTTAGATGTTCATGATCTAGGGTTTGGCCTTAACTAGTGAATTGATACAATAGAACAAATAGTGAATGACATTGCCTACTTGTGAAGCTTGACTCACAACtctatttttgtatttaaattacaaatcatGTATTCTTCTGTCATTACACAAAAAATGTGTTCGGTCAAAATACAACAGCAGAATACACTAACGCCAACAGCAGAATCTGTATACCTCTGTCCTGTGAGCTAGCTGCCACCCAGTTTCTGTCTGCTTGTAAAACTCCAAGTAAGGGTCAGACTTTCCAAAGAaatcctaaaaaaaacaaaaacacaaagaagaagTTGAAATTACACTGGAAATCTCTTGGTAGAAATTGCATATTCTTTCAGTTTTGTACTATTTCAAAATGCACAAGTAGCAGTTGCTGTCACTTCCAGAAAGTTACGATGGTCTGCACCTTGTTATCCAGTTTCCTTGCTTCCACCTCAAAATTGGCCACTCTGTTGTCATTTATTTCTTCAGCCATGATCTGTGGTGAGCCACAGAAGGATCAAAGAAACAATGGGTCAAGGGATGGATGCGATGATAGGACATTGCATCTCTTTTCTCTCCATTTCTTTATTCATCACTTACCGTGATGCTGCCACGCCCTGCTGGAGTAGAGTTCTTCAGGATGAGCGGTCTAGTTAACTTTCTGCTGGACACCACCTGGGCAAAAGGAGCACGCCAGTCACTCTACAGCctcttaaagtgtaattccggtgaaaattgaacccagggtctttttcgGCATGAAGACCCATAAATAAGCCCTGCAGACACTTATTTTCGTTGATAATCGAGTATAGAGCTTGCCCACTGATGCCCGGAGCAATGCAACAGCCCAAAAGGCTACCATGTAATTGGCTAGGGGCAGTGTGAACTCTTCcaaatcaattttttttaaagggcagaattacagccactacgagccagtcgcacattgagctttccccaaacgcgccatttcggtgtctgtagctttagtgcaaatgaggaggagagaggcgggtcaagaaggagagtgggggtgtggccctgagcagcttgcgacCATGGTACCATGTGCTccgtttacagtggatgtatcccaatggcgaggcgcacacagccaggcagtgttctgtaaatattctagaacactccgggtgcttcggcgggagtcctggagctctatatctaaattatttcatattatacatatatatctatatcatactatatatattatcacggacaaaagctgtgtgtgcctccagacgatattatgaatctcaaacgactgggtcgggttctccaacgtctctggttcttccacttccacatcaatctgaagtagactgaaatgagacatggaggagaaagggatcgtttcccgcgattgttgaccgctggagcctcgctgcccgctgccgagggaccaccgcctcggcagcgggcagcggggctccagcgggaaacaatcgcgggcaacaatccctttctcctccatgtcgtggttcatgtacttcagggagtcaaagccaaagttcctctccacccaattccttctcaaccatggctgagataacccccactacagtctcattgtggaaataccagagacgtccgaggacccgacgtgttatgcgccataacaccaacagcagaatagcagaaaaaagtgttcaacacctgcgttacagtcctggagctctatatctaaataatagatatctatatcatcttatacatattatcacggccaaaagctgtgtgtgcctccacacgagtgacagtgtgtgtattcacacacacacacacacacacacacgtggcgctcgcacggtcgtagctcattgggcaaagcagagaaaaggGAGTTAGCATGTCCCTGTATGATGACATACATGAAAAAATTCCCAATCGGCAGGTCTGAGCTTTGTTCTTTCAAAGGCAGAGTAGGATAGCTAGTGCTCGTTaaccatttctagctactggggacCATagtcaggctaggggaactcatatcaaggttagaaaacctcataaagtgaaatttccatgccatgggacctttatcCACCAATATTGCTAAATATATAGCAATATTTTTCTGTTCCTTACCAgtaacaaataaaaatgttgtaggatggtaggggcaagtaccgcctttcgcttctgattggttagaagggctctcctttagatcgctattttaaaccacttaaaaggctaaaagtagcccgataggtagattgacgaacaaagagattgtgacatccgtcaacaCGCAaactctgtgttcgccaatctacttatcgattcttaaaaacaaaatggcgttgacgggtgatctactgatggtattgtgtgtataaaatgtcctttttaataaacaatctgtacacttacaaagttctcaatgacttgttttatatgttaagacccttattagactaccaaagaagtgttgggctacttttagccttctaagtggtttaaaatagcgatttagtttttaccataaccagtgcccccatcgttccaaggttatagcgttttgatagaatcggctaaaaacagccaactgaagaaagcgtctatatgcgctttttgtgctccaaaacgaacgtttcaacttgttatacaaaacatatcccaaatccattttacaccggaattaccctttaaaacAGCCAAGTATCAAGAGGGGCGATTGTTAAATTAATTTACTTGGcgcctctattatattatttacggtagcccgcaatcgacttgtgtggacctCCTGGAAAGATGGACCTACCGTTAAGGCAaaaacagtatttttttaataaactccaGGTACTCTTACGAAGTTGTTGTTGCTTAGTTtcatgtgtagggaccctagtcatactactgcagaggtttggtgctgtTTTGATTAATATTACTGgttaagaaatgttgatttggAAGAGTACACAATGCCCCGAGCCAATAACATGGTagccatttgggctgttacaTTGCTCCGGGCATTCGTGGGCAAGTTCTATTCTCAATTATCACCGAAAAAAAGTGTCTGGAGGGTTTACTTTATTGGTCTTCTTGCCGAAAAGGCCCCGGGTTAAATTTttgccggaattacactttaatacAACTCCTCTGAAGCACACCCGCACCCTCAGACATGAGCCTGAATGTGTGTGGGAGGCCCACAGGACTGTAGAAACCCCAACAAAAAATCTAACAGGGGCCTTGGTGCTACATGTGGGCTCTGATTTCAAAAGCAGTGATGGTGTCTACTTGTGTTGAGTGTAGATACACACGTGTTGTGTAACACTCCACTACAAGTGAATAAAAGGAGCGGAGTGACAGAGAGGCCTCACCTGGCCCATGGTGCACTCCAGCTGTCCCAGGAAGTCATCGTCACTCAGGTCCACCGTTTTGTTGTCAATGTCGTAGATGCCAAACTGCAGCTTCTGCACGATCTCAAAGTAGTAGTCCACGACAAATTTCTTGGCAAACTTGGGGCTTAGGCAATTTTGGACCTGCTCTGTGCGACCAACCTGTTGAAATACTAGGGTTTTTTCGGTGGTTCTTTGCGAAATGTACATTTCCACATATaaacaaggaaaataaatgtcGTTTTTAAACGAGGCAATAATGGAAGCATATTAACCAAACATAGTAAAATGTTTCACAGACCAGGCAGGGCTAAGTTTAGGAAATTAAACTTCCTCTCAGGTTAACTTGAATTATCCTTGGTGTACAGTACAAAATCATAAAGGTGTATGCATACTAGCACTCGTGTGCATATAAGTGTATGTCAAAGGTCTAAAATGACGATTGAGCTGtccattaattattattattctttttgcACTGTCTGCATCCATCACTTTTGTTCAAAAGTATTGGCACTGAATGTCGTCCAATGCTGAACTGCAGGTTCAATGGTCTTTACTTCAGACCTGTCCCTGTGGACTCTGGCAAGCCAACACATTCAGCCTCCTACTGACCTCATACCAATGGCCCTCCTTGCTGCTCATCAGCAGCACACACAGAGGGTCGGACTTGGAGCCGATATCTTTATCCAGGAGATTATCACAAGTCACAGTTAGCTCCACCTTCGTGACACATTGTGTAGCAGCCATGACTGACGCCTGAAACACACAAGTGAGGGAAATGGGGCACTGTCAAAACCCTGGCAACCACTGTCAATGCAAAGTGATGTTTCCTTACAGTGCGTTTGTGTAAGTGAGGTACACGCAGCCTACATCAAAGTTACCTGACGTCAATACGGAGCAGACGAGATGTTCAATGAAGCAAGACTTTACGTAGATTTACGACGTCTACTAAACTTTCGCTAGCTTAAAATAGCCGTCTAATTCCCGTTACAGATATATTGAATGTGATAAGCAAACTTGCCACCTACCGTCAAATGTTTAAATGGGTAAGATAGACGAGTGAAATAGAAGACGATAGCTGTCAATGTTGCCACACAAGTAGTTGGGTGGTTCGGAAATAAAACCCCGCCCTGCACAGCCCACCTCGTCGATTAAATGGTCTGCCTGACTCTGGGTGCGCTCGTTTTGTGAACCGCGTCGCGGTGGCGCTAGTGGTAGACACCGGAGAGCTATCAGCAGGATAAAAGTATAACTACTTTCATGATAGGCTGTTGGTAGGCCTATGACTTCCTTTTTGCAACATTCATGTATAAAATAGGCGAAATAAATGACAAAAGATTTTGttacaattataattataacGACAGAGTTCAAAATAATCACTGCTGTGCAGGCACTGAAAGTAGCTACATTATTAAGAGGTATGGcattaataatgacataaacgTACTAACAACAGtgctctatatatttatataaaatcaaagACCATCGAGTGTGAATTGTATACATGAAACATAAATGTAAAACATGTTATTGATATAAGACACTGTTGGACatagataataaaaaaacaatattatttACTACAGCGAGTTAGCATTTAGGAAGATAACGTCACTCCAGGACCATCTTACTGTAGTACATGATAGATTAACTATTAAACAATTCAATCTAAATGTGGCTATAGTTTTTAAAGTTTGGCAAACCTAATAATCCATATTAATAATTGTTCTAAATATTTTGATTCAGAGCTGTTTAACAGTCAAAATGTCAGATAATGATAACTctgaaacaaaaatatataaactatTTGTAGAATTAGTACAAAGATGTTTACATGCAGAACACCTGAATATTGTTGGATTTACAATCACAAGAATGCACATGACAATATGTTACCAACCAAATGGTTACTGGCTCTCCACTGTAAACATTGCTAAAGTGCAGATTTTTCTGGTGATGGCTGAAACCGTTTCGAATGACTGGTTATAAAGGATTCCTCAAGCAGGGCTATACATCATTGAACAAGAAATGGTCATTCAATAGCATTGTGGTAAACAATTAAGCAATCGATTTGCAGCCCAAACATGTGGATTACTCTCAATAAACATAAAAAGATCCTCTGTAGGTTTACGATGATATATTCTGAGCGGTTTTCAGAGGGCAAAAACATGTTGTCATTGAATAACTAAACATATCTTGAGAAAACACTGTTAATAGTCAATGAAAACCCTGAGACCCAtgaattttttttctctttccctttcaaatAACTTCATTTGGCAGCAGAGTAAAAATGCAGTTCTTGGCGGACAGGAGAATAGGTTATTCTTGCATGAAAGATCATGTACGAACTACAAGAAGGGTTTCCATGCTCTTGATGTTCTAGTACATGTTATGATACCGACAGGCTTTCCATGCTGTCGTTGTTGCAGTACTTGTAAGTGTCCAGTAGGATATGTGGTTTGGGTGTTCTGCAGAGACATCCACTGGTTGGGTTAGTGACCCGACGTCATCGACGCCCCAGGTTCACCACGCAGCGCTGGGGGCTGAGGCCTGGGAgtcgggggcggcgggggctgaGGCCTGGGAgtcgggggcggcgggggcaggGGCGATGGTGTTGTTCGTGGTCGcgtctggcggcggcggcggtggcggcagcTTCATGGTGCGAAAGAAGTCCACAACCTGACCTGGGACCTCGGCCAGGACGCTCTTGGCCAGCGCCTCCCGTGGGGCCTGGAGacgagggaaggaggagaggggcggaggagcaggagataAGGAACGGAGGAGGACAGCGGGCATGGGGGGACGGAGCTGTAGTAAAGCGAAGAGAGCAGAGCTGGTGGAGAGTAAAAGGATCTAGAAGAACCTTAGAGAAGGTCAAGGTGGATCTCCCTTCAAAAACCACAGGTGgctttacaaataaaaaagcCCAGGATCTTTACGGCTCTCTGGCTTTAAAGCTTTATCTTCCAAACTTGAGGGTAAACTTGTCCTCATGGctgatggatagataagcagCATTTGCTATAGTCCACCGACTGGTTAGACTGGTACACTGATCTATCCTGCCCTCTAAGCATAGGGTATGAATGGGTACAagtaaaatgttaaataaataaacagacaaGGCCTTGAAGAAGAATGATTGCAGCTGTGAGGTGTACTGCAGTAGATAACACAGCTTACTAGCCATTATACAAAGCCATGCATTAGCTTCCTAATGCTAAGGCCGATTTAGAGAGCATTTATCTCTTAAACGGGTACGCGGGGCACAGTCACCTTCCCACCTTCCCTAGAAAATATCATAATTTTTTCAACGAAGTCTGAGCCTTTACTTCTGTCTTGATAGACCTCTTAATTTACAAGTTTGAAGGTCTGGTTGTCGACCCTTATTTCACAACACTGTGCCGATAGACAAACTTGTGTTTCGCACCTAGcctggagaccatcctgatcacaTGACCTCACATTCTGTTACGCTACACGGATCAGTCTGGACCTCGTTGCTTCGGGAGACGCCATTAATGTTTAGCAGCGGCATGTAGGTTACATCATCAACCATGCCGCAGTCCCTAATTGGATCCACAACGTCATTAACCAGAACACAGTCCGCCAAGATTGCATTACAATTTCTGTAACTCGAGGTTGGCGGCAGGAGATCCAGACGGATTTGTGCAGGGAAACAGAATGGCAGGTCATGTGATTAGGATGGTCTCCAGGCTATTCCGCAGCAGCAAAAGTTGAAAACCCCTTCAACTTTTTCCCCACCGCGTTGTTTGTATCACAGAGGAGCTCTTTACCCAGAGATGTTAATGCTGTCTAAATCCTTACACACAAGAGGGGGAGGTGAAGCAGGAAAGCAGATCAAGGGCTGACAGACAAGACGAAGGGGCTGCGCCTACGCTTCTAGGGAGGGCTGGGTTCCGTTGGAGGCTTCAGCTTGAACGCATGGAAGAAGGAAGCCACTTGGTCAGGCAGCTCTGCCAGTACACTTTGCGCAAGGGCTGCTGTTCCGGCCTGAAATGTGTTGTGTAGACATTTGCATATACGAATTACGCTGACTTCAGAAATCCCCCACTCGCCAAACGAGGTCTGATGACATTGCTGTTTAGAATAAGGACTATTAAACTATACCTCTGTTGCTTCTTTTTTGTTAGAGAGGTGTTGGATGAGCTCATTATTAGGATTAGCTCAAATTAATACAAATTTGAGTTGCTGCTGTAACTGCAGTATATTGGTTGCCATTTTGGTTTTGCTCACAATTAAATCCTAAAGAGTTGCActgaatatttttgttttgcctGACGGGGAGATAAGAGAAAAAATATGATTTAGTTCATATtggtttaaaaaatatttaaaaaacaacaaacaagtaATCAAAGGATAATACATTTCTGTCAATCAACAAATCGAGTTTTCATCTTAATGGATTGGTGAATTGTTTTAGCAGTCTATAAGGGGCATAGACAACCGATCACAGAATCAACACACCTCATGCGGTCTCTCCTGCAATTCGCAAAATAAGTGTTGTGGTGATTGGCATGTGGAGCAAGCATGAAACAAAACCTGTGTTAAGATCTGGTGCTCAATCAAACCCTTGCATCTCATAGCACTATGTGGAAAGAGTTGGAGAATAGACACCGGGTCCGAACAGGGTCTTTATAAAAGCAGCACGACACACAGAAGAAGAGCAAACGTTGAAGGTTCTCCCTGCTTACGCGTTGGAACTGACGGAAGGGGACGAACTGCACGATGTCCCGCATGGCAGCCTCGCCTGTGGTGGAGCGCAGCATGCCGTCGTCCCCGTCCA is a genomic window of Gadus chalcogrammus isolate NIFS_2021 chromosome 23, NIFS_Gcha_1.0, whole genome shotgun sequence containing:
- the LOC130377307 gene encoding copine-3-like isoform X1, with amino-acid sequence MAATQCVTKVELTVTCDNLLDKDIGSKSDPLCVLLMSSKEGHWYEVGRTEQVQNCLSPKFAKKFVVDYYFEIVQKLQFGIYDIDNKTVDLSDDDFLGQLECTMGQVVSSRKLTRPLILKNSTPAGRGSITIMAEEINDNRVANFEVEARKLDNKDFFGKSDPYLEFYKQTETGWQLAHRTEVVNNNLNPTWKPFRIPVQSLCGGDMEKPIKVECYDYDNDGSHDLIGSCETTLKRFQEATRSSPAEFDCVNSKKKQKKKGYKNSGVISVKLCEVKKEYTFLDYIMGGCQLNFTVAIDFTASNGDPRSPESLHYISPQGVNQYLTATWSVGNVIQDYDSDKMFPAFGFGAQVPPQWQVSHQFPLNFNPSNPFCSGVAGVVEAYRVCLPQVKLYGPTNFSPVINHVACFAKQAIQQTTASQYFVLLILTDGVITDMDQTRNAIVNASRLPMSIIIIGVGGADFSAMEFLDGDDGRLRSQTGESAMRDIVQFVPFRDFQNAPPEALARSVLAEVPAQVVGFFTSTGLNPPADNNRSTNPTPAPVGTV
- the LOC130377307 gene encoding copine-3-like isoform X2, producing the protein MAATQCVTKVELTVTCDNLLDKDIGSKSDPLCVLLMSSKEGHWYEVGRTEQVQNCLSPKFAKKFVVDYYFEIVQKLQFGIYDIDNKTVDLSDDDFLGQLECTMGQVVSSRKLTRPLILKNSTPAGRGSITIMAEEINDNRVANFEVEARKLDNKDFFGKSDPYLEFYKQTETGWQLAHRTEVVNNNLNPTWKPFRIPVQSLCGGDMEKPIKVECYDYDNDGSHDLIGSCETTLKRFQEATRSSPAEFDCVNSKKKQKKKGYKNSGVISVKLCEVKKEYTFLDYIMGGCQLNFTVAIDFTASNGDPRSPESLHYISPQGVNQYLTATWSVGNVIQDYDSDKMFPAFGFGAQVPPQWQVSHQFPLNFNPSNPFCSGVAGVVEAYRVCLPQVKLYGPTNFSPVINHVACFAKQAIQQTTASQYFVLLILTDGVITDMDQTRNAIVNASRLPMSIIIIGVGGADFSAMEFLDGDDGRLRSQTGESAMRDIVQFVPFRDFQNAPSQALAQSVLAELPQQVATFFGLFGLKPPKEASAS